ATTTCTAAATAAGTTTCAAATGGATCGGCTTCTTCTTCAAATGGATCGTCTTTAACTTCCCGATCTTCTGCCGGATTTTCAAAAGGCACGATAGATGGATAAAAGTCAAATACAGCTCTTTCTTGAAATGACTCAGCAATAGCCCTAAACTTTGTGGCGTCAACGACAGACATAGAGAATAACAAAATGAAGAAAACGAGAATGAGCGTCATCATATCTGAAAAGGTGACCATCCATTTCGGTGCCCCTTTGTCATCTTTATTCTGCCTCCGCCTATTCATTCATATCCTTCTCCTCTGTCTCTTCGCCATTGCTACCTTTAACATGATTTGGAAGGAACGCACTTAACTTTTCCTCTAAAATCTTAGGATTTTGACCTGATTGAACACCGATAACACCTTCTACAACAATTTGTTTAACGAACACTTCTTCTTCAGTGCTTAATGCAAGTTTATTAGCCATAGGTATAAAGACGAGATTCGCTAAAAGTGTTCCATAAAGTGTTGTTAAAAGGGCAACTGCCATATTAGGACCAAGCGTTGAAGGATCATTTAAGTTTTGGAGCATCAGCACAAGACCTACTAATGTTCCGATCATCCCCCATGCCGGGGCATACTCTCCTGCTTTTTCTAAAATGATTCGGCCTTTTCTATGTCTTTCTTCCATCGCTAATACTTCAGCCATCATAATATCTTTAATAATATCAGGTTCAATCCCATCAACAGCTAATAATACACCTTTCTCAATGAAAGGATCATCTACATCTTCAAGACCCGCTTCAAGGGCTAGAAGGCCTTCACGTCTAGCTTTAGCGGAAAGATCAACGAATGTGTTAATAAGCTCTTGCAAATTTTGATCTTTTGTTTGAAACGTTTCTTTTATGACTTTTGGGAGTAATTTAATCTCAGCAAAAGAAAAGTTTATCGAGATAGCGCCGAACATCCCGCCTAACACAATGAGGATTGAGGCAATCTGGATAAAGTCTGTCAGGGAGCCTGCACCTGACGCATTTGTATA
The Salipaludibacillus sp. LMS25 DNA segment above includes these coding regions:
- the motP gene encoding flagellar motor protein MotP, which codes for MKKIDLLTPIGIFIGLTAVFAAIYTNASGAGSLTDFIQIASILIVLGGMFGAISINFSFAEIKLLPKVIKETFQTKDQNLQELINTFVDLSAKARREGLLALEAGLEDVDDPFIEKGVLLAVDGIEPDIIKDIMMAEVLAMEERHRKGRIILEKAGEYAPAWGMIGTLVGLVLMLQNLNDPSTLGPNMAVALLTTLYGTLLANLVFIPMANKLALSTEEEVFVKQIVVEGVIGVQSGQNPKILEEKLSAFLPNHVKGSNGEETEEKDMNE